A single Corynebacterium resistens DSM 45100 DNA region contains:
- a CDS encoding YibE/F family protein: MNWPQRALALGLIVFAIATVIALIVQWPDNEPPRVSENFKTHSGMTGELSKAEVLIVQPGACNSPDMGKVFDTAPSTDVNAPEDCTHAIIGIQSGPDAGKRTLLEVHPEIPGNPDLREGDKIQLSNHTDPNSGIQYAFQDFQRSTNLAGWLIATLILIIVVGAWRGARSIIGLILTLGLIVLFLVPALVRGGDPVALAVTCGAAVLFLVLFLVHGFSWKTAAAMGGTLLALGLSAVLSRIAVDSAGLRGLGDENNLNILIYLPGISITGLLLAGMIVGALGVLNDVTIAQASTVNELHELDPEASVWHLFRSGMKVGRDHIASMVYTLVLSYTGVALPTILLLSISNRPLEQILTSDIMATEILRSATGAIALVLAVPLTTIIAAATVNRKN, encoded by the coding sequence GACCGTGATCGCGCTCATCGTGCAATGGCCCGATAACGAGCCACCCCGGGTTTCCGAAAACTTCAAGACCCATTCGGGCATGACTGGCGAGCTCAGCAAAGCAGAGGTGCTGATTGTGCAACCCGGCGCGTGTAATTCCCCGGACATGGGCAAGGTGTTCGATACTGCCCCCAGCACGGACGTCAATGCGCCGGAGGACTGCACCCATGCAATTATCGGGATCCAGTCCGGCCCAGACGCCGGAAAGCGCACGCTTCTAGAGGTACACCCGGAGATCCCAGGGAACCCTGATCTGCGTGAAGGCGATAAGATTCAGCTTTCCAATCACACCGATCCCAACTCAGGCATTCAATACGCCTTTCAGGATTTCCAACGCTCCACGAATCTAGCTGGCTGGCTGATCGCCACGCTGATTCTCATTATCGTGGTGGGTGCGTGGCGCGGGGCGCGTTCCATCATCGGTCTGATCCTCACTCTTGGTCTGATCGTGTTGTTCCTAGTTCCAGCCTTGGTGCGCGGTGGGGATCCCGTTGCTTTGGCTGTGACGTGCGGAGCAGCAGTATTGTTCCTTGTTCTATTCCTTGTCCACGGCTTCAGTTGGAAGACCGCGGCCGCGATGGGAGGAACATTGCTGGCCCTTGGTCTCTCTGCAGTTTTGTCCCGCATTGCGGTCGATAGCGCCGGCTTGCGCGGTTTAGGTGATGAAAACAACCTCAATATTTTGATCTACCTTCCGGGCATCAGCATCACAGGTTTGTTGCTGGCCGGCATGATCGTGGGTGCGTTGGGTGTGCTTAATGATGTCACTATCGCTCAAGCTTCCACAGTGAACGAGCTGCACGAATTAGATCCCGAAGCCTCCGTGTGGCACCTATTTCGTTCTGGCATGAAGGTCGGCCGCGACCATATTGCCTCGATGGTGTACACCCTCGTGCTGAGCTACACGGGTGTGGCGCTACCAACGATCTTGCTGCTGAGTATCTCTAACCGCCCGTTAGAGCAGATCTTGACCTCAGACATTATGGCTACAGAGATCTTGCGTTCAGCCACTGGTGCCATCGCGTTGGTTCTGGCGGTTCCACTCACAACGATCATCGCCGCGGCAACCGTAAACCGGAAAAATTAA